A genomic region of Mugil cephalus isolate CIBA_MC_2020 chromosome 5, CIBA_Mcephalus_1.1, whole genome shotgun sequence contains the following coding sequences:
- the lbx2 gene encoding transcription factor LBX2, with protein sequence MTSSKDMKAGSVLQSSGEERRRAPLDQLPPPANSNKPLTPFSIEDILNKPSVKKSVASICPPRVLEKVTGSNSARNGITTPSSPLCALEELASKTFKGLEVSVIQAAEGREHVNAFGQRQTSKKRRKSRTAFTNHQIYELEKRFLYQKYLSPADRDQIAQQLGLSNAQVITWFQNRRAKLKRDLEEMKADVESLKKITPQTLQKLVTMENIDDAQGGGPEARSPSISPTSQGHRAFPQSPSSSRDQTTDEFSEDDEEIEVDD encoded by the exons ATGACCTCCAGTAAAGACATGAAGGCAGGTTCTGTGTTGCAGTCCAGCggcgaggagaggagacgggCTCCCTTGGATCAGCTCCCGCCGCCGGCCAACTCCAACAAACCGCTAACGCCGTTCAGTATTGAGGATATCCTTAACAAACCCTCGGTCAAAAAGTCGGTGGCTAGTATCTGCCCGCCGAGAGTGCTGGAGAAAGTGACGGGCTCTAACTCGGCGAGGAACGGGATCACCACTCCGTCGTCGCCGCTGTGCGCGCTGGAGGAGCTGGCCAGCAAAACGTTCAAGGGTCTGGAAGTCAGCGTTATCCAAGCAGCAGAAG GTCGCGAACACGTAAACGCATTCGGGCAGAGGCAGACGtcgaagaagaggagaaagtcGCGGACGGCCTTCACGAACCACCAGATTTACGAACTGGAGAAGAGGTTTTTGTACCAGAAGTACCTTTCTCCGGCCGACCGTGACCAAATCGCGCAGCAGCTGGGACTCTCCAACGCGCAGGTCATCACCTGGTTTCAGAACCGCAGGGCCAAACTCAAGAGGGacctggaggagatgaaagcGGACGTGGAGTCGCTAAAGAAAATCACCCCACAGACCCTGCAGAAGCTCGTCACCATGGAAAACATTGACGATGCCCAGGGCGGGGGCCCCGAGGCCAGATCGCCCAGTATCTCCCCGACCTCTCAAGGACACCGAGCGTTCCCACAGTCCCCCTCCTCGTCAAGAGACCAAACCACGGATGAATTCTCGGAGGACGACGAGGAAATCGAGGTGGACGATTGA